Proteins encoded in a region of the Flavobacteriaceae bacterium HL-DH10 genome:
- a CDS encoding aspartate aminotransferase family protein, producing the protein MKEDFLKYQAQTSSHPLAMEISHAKGSYIYNTNNKAYLDFVAGVSACPLGHNHPKVVSAIKDQLDKYMHVMVYGEYAQKPAVELAKLLAKNLPESLSKTYLTNSGTEAIEGALKLARRATGRSEIIAANKAYHGNTMGSLSIMGYEERKQAFRPLLPDIRFIEFNNEKDLQHITTKTACVILETIQGGAGFIVPKNNYLEKVRAQCDKVGALLILDEIQPGLGRTGTLFGFQNYNCIPDILVTGKALGGGMPIGAFTASSSLMDLLMNNPKLGHITTFGGHPVIAASALATLKEITNSKLMQQALEKELLFRKLLVHPLIKEIRGIGLMLAIITPSETITNSLVLKSQDQGLILFWLLFEPKAVRITPPLTISNEEITKGCSIIIDILNNI; encoded by the coding sequence ATGAAGGAAGACTTCTTAAAATATCAAGCTCAAACATCATCTCATCCATTGGCTATGGAAATTTCTCATGCCAAAGGAAGTTATATTTACAACACCAATAACAAAGCATATCTTGATTTTGTTGCGGGAGTTTCTGCTTGTCCGCTAGGTCACAATCATCCCAAAGTAGTTAGCGCCATTAAAGACCAACTAGACAAATATATGCATGTCATGGTTTATGGCGAATATGCTCAAAAACCAGCAGTAGAACTAGCCAAATTATTAGCAAAAAATCTTCCTGAATCATTAAGTAAAACCTATTTAACCAATTCTGGCACCGAAGCTATTGAAGGCGCATTAAAACTAGCTCGTAGAGCAACAGGACGCAGCGAGATTATTGCAGCCAATAAAGCCTATCATGGTAATACTATGGGCTCTTTAAGCATCATGGGGTACGAAGAACGCAAACAAGCCTTTAGACCATTATTACCCGATATTAGATTTATAGAATTCAATAACGAAAAAGATTTACAACATATAACAACAAAAACAGCTTGTGTGATTTTAGAAACCATACAAGGAGGCGCTGGTTTCATTGTTCCTAAAAACAACTATTTAGAAAAAGTTAGAGCACAATGTGATAAAGTTGGAGCACTTTTAATTTTAGATGAAATTCAACCAGGGCTAGGCAGAACAGGAACCCTTTTTGGTTTTCAAAATTATAATTGCATACCAGATATATTAGTTACAGGTAAAGCATTAGGTGGTGGTATGCCCATAGGAGCATTTACGGCTTCAAGTAGTTTGATGGACTTATTAATGAACAATCCTAAATTAGGACATATAACTACATTTGGTGGACACCCAGTGATTGCGGCTTCTGCCTTAGCTACTTTAAAAGAAATTACAAATAGTAAATTAATGCAGCAAGCATTAGAAAAGGAACTACTATTTAGAAAACTTTTAGTACACCCTTTAATTAAAGAAATTAGAGGCATTGGTCTTATGCTAGCCATCATTACACCATCAGAAACCATAACTAATTCATTAGTTTTAAAAAGTCAAGACCAAGGTTTAATCTTATTTTGGTTACTTTTTGAACCTAAAGCAGTAAGAATCACACCACCATTAACGATCTCAAATGAGGAAATAACCAAAGGTTGTTCTATAATTATCGATATTTTAAACAATATTTAA